The stretch of DNA TCCTTGGTCGTAAATCTCCAGTCGACCTGTGACTGGCGGTTGTTTCTATCTTCGTTCCATGCCTGGACTTGGGTACGCATTCTCTCAATACAATCAATCCGGCCGGCAAGGCACTGACGTTTCAAGGCGCTCAATTCTATTTCAGCAATGTTCAACCAACTCCCATGCTTGGGGGTATGGTGTATTTCAAGGCGTTGCGCAAGGCGTCTGGCTTCTTCTGCGGAAAACGCTGCGTAT from Desulfovibrio inopinatus DSM 10711 encodes:
- a CDS encoding transposase, with protein sequence YAAFSAEEARRLAQRLEIHHTPKHGSWLNIAEIELSALKRQCLAGRIDCIERMRTQVQAWNEDRNNRQSQVDWRFTTKDARIKLKRLYPKF